A genomic window from Betta splendens chromosome 17, fBetSpl5.4, whole genome shotgun sequence includes:
- the mpz gene encoding myelin protein P0 isoform X1 produces MLTFLALASVLLLGIVPERSQAIVIYTGWERHGLVGSDIRLSCSFFSWRWTSEDVTFSWTYRPDGSRDSISIFHYTGGVPYVDNKGPFRDRLEFVGNPGRRDGSILIKNLDFSDNGTFTCDAKNPPDIVGRPSSVRVLVFETVPIQAGVITGAIIGVVLGLLVLIVVIYYLMRFLVARRVFSLSVSKHGKKKKEGPQQRQLWTPPPLTCYPLP; encoded by the exons ATGCTGACGTTCCTGGCGCTGGCGTCGGTCCTCCTCCTGGGAATag TGCCCGAGCGGTCCCAGGCCATCGTGATTTACACGGGCTGGGAGCGCCACGGCCTAGTGGGCTCCGACATCcgcctctcctgctccttcttctcctggcGCTGGACCTCGGAGGACGTCACCTTCTCCTGGACGTACCGGCCCGACGGCTCCCGGGACAGCATCtct ATTTTCCACTACACCGGCGGCGTCCCCTACGTGGACAACAAGGGCCCGTTCAGGGACCGGCTGGAGTTCGTGGGGAACCCCGGCCGGCGCGACGGCTCCATACTGATCAAGAACCTGGACTTCAGCGACAACGGCACCTTCACCTGCGACGCCAAGAACCCCCCTGACATCGTGGGCCGGCCCTCCAGCGTGCGCGTGCTGGTCTTTGAGACAG TGCCCATCCAGGCGGGCGTGATCACGGGCGCCATCATCGGCGTGGTGCTGGGCCTGCTGGTGCTCATCGTGGTCATCTACTACCTGATGAGGTTCCTGGTGGCGCGCCGCGTCTTCAGCCTCAGCGTCAG CAAACAtggcaagaaaaagaaagagggaccacagcagagacag CTCTGGACACCACCCCCCCTCACATGCTACCCCCTCCCCTAA
- the mpz gene encoding myelin protein P0 isoform X2, with translation MLTFLALASVLLLGIVPERSQAIVIYTGWERHGLVGSDIRLSCSFFSWRWTSEDVTFSWTYRPDGSRDSISIFHYTGGVPYVDNKGPFRDRLEFVGNPGRRDGSILIKNLDFSDNGTFTCDAKNPPDIVGRPSSVRVLVFETVPIQAGVITGAIIGVVLGLLVLIVVIYYLMRFLVARRVFSLSVSKHGKKKKEGPQQRQIKV, from the exons ATGCTGACGTTCCTGGCGCTGGCGTCGGTCCTCCTCCTGGGAATag TGCCCGAGCGGTCCCAGGCCATCGTGATTTACACGGGCTGGGAGCGCCACGGCCTAGTGGGCTCCGACATCcgcctctcctgctccttcttctcctggcGCTGGACCTCGGAGGACGTCACCTTCTCCTGGACGTACCGGCCCGACGGCTCCCGGGACAGCATCtct ATTTTCCACTACACCGGCGGCGTCCCCTACGTGGACAACAAGGGCCCGTTCAGGGACCGGCTGGAGTTCGTGGGGAACCCCGGCCGGCGCGACGGCTCCATACTGATCAAGAACCTGGACTTCAGCGACAACGGCACCTTCACCTGCGACGCCAAGAACCCCCCTGACATCGTGGGCCGGCCCTCCAGCGTGCGCGTGCTGGTCTTTGAGACAG TGCCCATCCAGGCGGGCGTGATCACGGGCGCCATCATCGGCGTGGTGCTGGGCCTGCTGGTGCTCATCGTGGTCATCTACTACCTGATGAGGTTCCTGGTGGCGCGCCGCGTCTTCAGCCTCAGCGTCAG CAAACAtggcaagaaaaagaaagagggaccacagcagagacag ATAAAGGTCTGA